In Blastocatellia bacterium, the following are encoded in one genomic region:
- a CDS encoding ATP-binding protein: MTLPAESKASSSHQPNHQSGRDESSQASWAAEPDHGFLPILQQASAWLDASASLIATRKYDTEPLRLIAVHQPNAAFTHAELEQLCQSLPAGWAWSRQQLVYLSPKELTSSFPILPGLTELIYAPLTPPDKAAGVLCLARRGTVAVWDGSACQLAERLAQHISLGISMNQVAEDLRRQLGHDPAARETVQALRATWRAISETHTRALHELWNEVARRRELQAQVLLSEKMAAVGQLISGVAHELNNPLTTVLGFSELVLMNEQLSDELRRDVQTIVSEAHRARKIVQNLLSFAHATEPVKERCDVNRILEETVALKEYELRTSQIEIVRRLAPTLPPVIANADQLKQVFLNIIVNAQQAMIETKPPRRIEMTTALTTTYVAESPNQWVSISIRDTGPGIAEEHLGHIFDFFFTTKAAGQGTGLGLAISQNIVQEHGGRLRARNADGGGAEFIIELPVEST, from the coding sequence ATGACTCTACCGGCGGAATCCAAAGCAAGCTCATCCCACCAACCAAACCACCAATCCGGCCGCGATGAATCGTCTCAGGCATCGTGGGCGGCTGAACCCGATCATGGCTTTTTGCCTATTTTGCAACAGGCGTCCGCGTGGCTCGATGCCTCGGCCAGCCTGATTGCCACTCGCAAATATGACACCGAACCACTGCGCCTCATCGCTGTTCATCAACCCAATGCTGCATTCACACACGCTGAGCTTGAACAACTTTGCCAGAGCCTACCCGCCGGCTGGGCGTGGAGTCGCCAACAACTGGTCTACTTGTCGCCGAAAGAATTGACATCAAGCTTTCCCATCTTGCCGGGATTGACGGAACTGATCTACGCGCCCTTGACGCCGCCTGACAAGGCCGCCGGTGTCTTATGCCTGGCGCGACGCGGCACCGTGGCTGTTTGGGATGGATCGGCCTGTCAATTGGCCGAACGTCTGGCTCAACACATCAGCTTGGGCATAAGCATGAATCAAGTTGCCGAAGACCTGCGGCGCCAACTGGGCCATGATCCAGCCGCCAGAGAAACCGTGCAGGCGCTGCGCGCCACCTGGCGAGCCATCAGCGAGACACACACGCGCGCGTTGCATGAGCTGTGGAATGAAGTTGCCCGACGGCGCGAGCTTCAAGCACAAGTTTTACTCTCGGAGAAAATGGCCGCCGTTGGCCAACTCATTTCCGGCGTCGCTCATGAACTGAACAACCCGCTGACGACCGTGTTGGGGTTTTCTGAGTTGGTCTTGATGAACGAGCAGCTCAGCGACGAGCTGCGACGCGACGTTCAGACCATCGTGAGCGAGGCGCATCGGGCGCGAAAAATTGTGCAGAATCTGCTCTCCTTTGCTCACGCGACAGAACCGGTCAAAGAACGGTGCGACGTTAATCGCATCCTCGAAGAAACAGTCGCGCTGAAGGAGTACGAGCTCCGCACCAGTCAGATTGAGATCGTGCGCCGCTTGGCTCCGACCTTGCCGCCGGTCATTGCCAACGCTGATCAGTTGAAGCAGGTGTTCTTGAACATCATCGTCAATGCCCAACAAGCGATGATTGAAACAAAACCGCCAAGGCGGATCGAAATGACCACGGCGCTAACCACAACGTATGTGGCCGAATCGCCGAACCAGTGGGTCAGCATCTCTATCCGCGACACCGGTCCGGGGATTGCTGAAGAACATCTCGGCCACATCTTCGATTTCTTCTTCACTACCAAAGCAGCCGGCCAAGGAACCGGCCTCGGATTGGCCATCTCGCAGAACATCGTGCAAGAACATGGCGGACGCTTGCGCGCGCGCAATGCTGATGGCGGAGGCGCCGAGTTCATCATCGAGCTGCCGGTCGAATCAACATAA
- a CDS encoding molybdopterin-dependent oxidoreductase yields the protein MSDDFNVVGKSERRVDAVKLALGKPAFVDDIELPGMLHAKILHSPHAHARIVNIDASRARQLPGVAAVLTYRDVKRIPFATAGQGHPEPSPYDTVMLDNKVRYVGDRVAVVAAESLEVARQALQLIDVEYEILPAIFDPQQAMQPGAPIIHDEPDCSGVYDPQRNLIAHLHAEVGNVAQGFAQADHILEREYRTHYVQQASIEPHIAITYLDEDDRLIIRTSTQVPFHVRRIVARVLDIPVRRIRVIKPRIGGGFGGKQEILIEDLCGALTLLTRRPVRLEYTRAEELTAARTRHPQIIRLKTGVTREGRLTAIEMNVLENGGAYGTHSLTVMSVTGSRSLSLYRCPNIRFEANAVYTNLPVAGAFRGYGAPQGFFALESHMDELAELIGMDPIEFRKRNVVKQGDETPIAEVLGEGREGYKQIIRSYGLDECIERGMEAIGWKEKRQQAASSQQGPGVRRGVGVALALQASGIPGVDMGAASIKMNEDGSFNLLVGATDIGTGADTVLAQIAAEELSVPVERIIMYSSDTDFTPFDPGAYASSTTYISGGAVKKAAVQVKQQILEVASRLLEDNIENLRCEAGRVMSVSGQSVSYEEICLSALYQRDQFQIMAVASHMSYDSPPPFAATFAEVEVDTETGVVRVVKIVSAIDCGIPVNPQAAEGQIEGAVTQALGFALTEDMPHDGQGRMLNTDFKTYRIFTAMDMPEIIPILVKTYEPTGPFGAKAIAEIPINGPAPAIANAIANAVGVRLRDLPFTPEKVWRALHQR from the coding sequence GCACGCCCACGCGCGGATCGTCAACATTGATGCGAGCCGCGCGCGCCAATTGCCGGGGGTGGCGGCTGTGCTGACGTACCGCGATGTCAAGCGAATTCCTTTCGCCACCGCCGGTCAAGGTCATCCGGAGCCATCGCCGTATGACACGGTCATGCTTGACAACAAAGTCCGATACGTTGGCGACCGCGTCGCTGTGGTAGCGGCTGAATCATTAGAGGTCGCTCGGCAGGCGCTCCAGTTAATTGATGTTGAATACGAAATCCTACCGGCGATTTTTGATCCCCAGCAGGCTATGCAACCGGGCGCGCCGATCATTCATGACGAACCGGATTGCTCCGGCGTCTATGATCCTCAACGAAACCTGATCGCGCATCTGCATGCCGAAGTCGGCAACGTGGCTCAGGGATTCGCGCAGGCTGATCACATCCTTGAACGAGAATACCGCACGCATTACGTGCAGCAGGCCTCGATTGAACCGCACATTGCCATCACCTACTTGGATGAAGACGATCGGTTGATCATCCGCACCAGCACACAAGTGCCGTTTCATGTGCGTCGCATCGTGGCTCGTGTGCTAGATATTCCCGTCCGCCGGATTCGTGTCATCAAGCCGCGCATCGGCGGTGGCTTTGGCGGTAAGCAAGAAATCTTGATCGAAGACCTCTGCGGCGCGCTGACTCTGCTGACGCGGCGCCCGGTTCGACTTGAATACACGCGCGCTGAAGAACTGACGGCGGCGCGCACGCGTCATCCCCAAATCATTCGGCTCAAAACCGGCGTTACCCGTGAGGGGCGCTTGACCGCCATCGAAATGAACGTGCTGGAAAATGGTGGCGCCTACGGCACTCATTCGCTGACTGTGATGAGCGTCACCGGCAGTCGCTCGCTCTCCTTGTACCGATGTCCTAACATCCGCTTTGAAGCCAACGCTGTCTATACGAATTTGCCAGTGGCTGGCGCGTTTCGCGGCTATGGCGCGCCGCAAGGCTTCTTCGCGCTGGAATCACACATGGACGAGCTGGCCGAGCTGATCGGGATGGACCCGATTGAATTTCGCAAACGCAATGTCGTCAAGCAAGGCGACGAGACGCCGATTGCTGAAGTGCTCGGCGAAGGCCGCGAAGGCTATAAGCAGATCATCCGCAGCTATGGACTCGATGAGTGCATTGAGCGCGGCATGGAAGCGATTGGCTGGAAGGAAAAGCGACAGCAAGCAGCGAGCAGCCAGCAGGGGCCCGGGGTCAGACGTGGCGTGGGCGTGGCGCTTGCCCTGCAAGCTTCGGGCATCCCCGGCGTGGACATGGGCGCGGCTTCGATCAAGATGAACGAGGACGGCAGCTTCAATCTGCTCGTGGGCGCAACCGATATTGGAACCGGCGCCGATACGGTGTTGGCGCAGATCGCTGCCGAAGAATTGTCCGTCCCTGTGGAGCGCATCATCATGTATTCCTCGGACACCGATTTCACCCCGTTTGATCCGGGCGCATACGCATCCAGCACGACCTACATTTCGGGCGGGGCCGTGAAAAAAGCCGCCGTGCAAGTCAAGCAACAAATTCTCGAAGTAGCCAGCCGATTGCTGGAGGATAATATCGAAAACTTGCGATGCGAGGCAGGTCGCGTGATGTCGGTCTCCGGTCAGAGCGTCAGCTACGAAGAGATTTGCTTGAGCGCGCTCTATCAGCGCGACCAGTTTCAAATCATGGCAGTCGCTTCACACATGTCGTATGACTCGCCGCCGCCGTTTGCTGCGACGTTCGCTGAAGTGGAAGTGGACACAGAGACAGGCGTCGTTCGCGTCGTGAAAATTGTCTCGGCGATTGATTGCGGCATCCCGGTCAATCCACAGGCAGCGGAAGGTCAAATCGAAGGCGCAGTGACTCAGGCGCTGGGCTTCGCGCTGACCGAAGATATGCCGCATGACGGTCAAGGACGGATGCTCAACACCGACTTCAAGACCTATCGCATCTTCACGGCGATGGATATGCCGGAGATCATACCGATCCTCGTAAAGACGTATGAACCGACCGGCCCATTTGGCGCCAAAGCGATTGCCGAAATCCCGATCAACGGACCGGCGCCGGCCATCGCCAACGCAATTGCCAATGCCGTTGGCGTCAGACTCAGAGACCTGCCGTTCACCCCGGAAAAAGTATGGCGAGCTTTACACCAACGGTGA
- a CDS encoding response regulator: MNPVKPERQPHQLIDDLLRQAQDVQARLNEFVEPLQQWRDACETRPAALRLCESVNLKLSQAQQLLTEMIAHLRQMQMLSPPASTQRTEQPDHSRATPPAAPAKRILVVDDEQHVLELVSRVLKARGYHVETVSNGHEAIRRIEANFYDLIIADLKMPDIGGMDVYAHIEQHNPRQARRVVFSSGDVVSPHTLAFLERTGLPFLVKPFSVRELTGFVEKALASD, from the coding sequence ATGAATCCAGTGAAACCAGAGCGTCAACCCCATCAGCTTATTGACGATTTGTTGCGTCAAGCGCAGGACGTGCAGGCTCGCCTCAACGAGTTCGTCGAACCATTGCAACAATGGCGTGACGCTTGCGAAACTCGACCGGCCGCGCTTCGCCTCTGCGAATCGGTCAACTTGAAACTGAGCCAGGCGCAGCAGCTCCTCACAGAGATGATCGCGCATCTTCGCCAGATGCAAATGTTGTCGCCGCCTGCTTCTACCCAGAGGACTGAACAGCCAGACCATTCGCGTGCGACCCCACCAGCCGCGCCGGCCAAACGCATCCTGGTCGTGGACGATGAGCAACATGTGCTGGAGCTCGTCAGCCGTGTGTTAAAAGCGCGTGGTTATCACGTTGAGACGGTCAGTAATGGTCATGAAGCGATTCGCCGCATCGAAGCGAATTTCTATGATCTGATCATCGCTGATCTCAAGATGCCTGACATCGGCGGCATGGACGTTTACGCCCATATCGAGCAGCACAATCCCAGGCAGGCGCGTCGCGTGGTCTTCTCCAGTGGCGACGTTGTCAGCCCTCATACGCTGGCCTTTCTGGAACGAACCGGCTTGCCGTTCTTAGTGAAACCGTTTTCCGTCCGCGAGCTGACCGGTTTCGTTGAAAAGGCGCTCGCCTCTGATTGA
- a CDS encoding ATP-binding cassette domain-containing protein codes for MASFTPTVKQEQHRLTTAMNQPHPQSNHYAVQLRHVQHTYDEEPVLIDISFTVSYGHMVVILGGSGSGKSTILRLVLGLIKPDSGEIWIDDEEITRMPEEKLLNVRRKMGIVFQGGALFDSLSIRDNVGYRLIEAGWPEEKIDEEVHRQLAFAEFTEDIDRPASDLSGGKRRIVAIARAMVGDPRILLFDEPSAGLDPPSARRLCELAAKYRDIRQVASIYVTHRMDDVHFLSSVRYTTDATGQVIAQHRDEWQDFALDNTRFIILRDHRIAFEGTVEEMLNSSDDYVQRFLGRVEAEAEELIVS; via the coding sequence ATGGCGAGCTTTACACCAACGGTGAAGCAGGAACAACATCGTCTGACCACTGCGATGAATCAACCGCACCCCCAGTCCAACCACTATGCAGTCCAGTTGCGCCATGTGCAGCACACCTATGATGAAGAACCGGTCTTGATTGATATTTCGTTCACGGTCAGCTATGGGCACATGGTTGTGATTTTGGGCGGCTCTGGCAGCGGCAAATCAACCATCCTGCGACTCGTGTTAGGATTGATCAAACCTGATAGCGGCGAAATCTGGATTGATGACGAAGAAATCACGCGGATGCCTGAAGAGAAACTGTTGAATGTGCGGCGCAAAATGGGCATTGTGTTCCAAGGCGGCGCGTTGTTTGATAGCTTGAGCATCCGTGATAACGTTGGTTACCGCCTGATCGAAGCTGGGTGGCCCGAGGAAAAAATTGACGAGGAAGTCCATCGGCAACTGGCCTTCGCTGAGTTCACTGAAGATATAGACCGTCCAGCTTCGGACCTGTCCGGCGGCAAACGACGCATCGTGGCCATTGCGCGAGCGATGGTCGGCGATCCGCGCATTCTCTTATTCGACGAACCGAGCGCCGGACTTGACCCCCCGTCGGCTCGCCGCTTGTGTGAATTGGCGGCCAAATATCGGGACATTCGTCAAGTCGCCTCCATCTACGTCACCCACCGCATGGACGATGTGCATTTCTTATCATCCGTTCGCTACACCACCGATGCGACCGGTCAGGTGATCGCGCAACACCGCGATGAATGGCAAGATTTCGCACTGGACAACACCCGCTTCATTATCCTTCGCGATCATCGCATTGCGTTTGAAGGCACCGTTGAGGAGATGCTCAACTCATCGGATGATTACGTTCAGCGATTCCTCGGACGAGTCGAAGCCGAGGCTGAAGAACTCATCGTTAGTTAA
- a CDS encoding MBL fold metallo-hydrolase — MTQNLYFRQLLAGRDFARRNLIAAQMVNFVYLLGDQQTRECMIVDPAWDIDGLLEIIERDDMRLIGALATHYHPDHVGGSFMGLGIEGLSTLLERVGVKVHVHRDEASGLKKITGLSDSDLVQHESGDVIEVGQQRIELIHTPGHTPGSQCFLVNGQHLVSGDTLFINGCGRVDLPGADPEKMYESLTQKLAKLPDETILYPGHDYADRPTSTIGEQKRTNHYLRISSLDQWLRLMG, encoded by the coding sequence ATGACACAGAACTTATATTTTCGACAATTGCTGGCTGGTCGTGATTTTGCCAGGCGAAATCTTATTGCGGCGCAGATGGTCAACTTTGTTTACCTGCTCGGCGATCAGCAGACGAGAGAGTGCATGATCGTTGATCCGGCCTGGGACATTGATGGTTTGCTTGAGATTATCGAGCGCGACGACATGCGCCTGATTGGCGCGCTGGCCACGCATTATCATCCTGATCACGTGGGCGGCAGTTTCATGGGATTGGGCATTGAAGGTCTCTCGACGTTGCTGGAACGTGTCGGCGTCAAAGTCCATGTCCATCGTGACGAGGCGAGTGGGCTGAAAAAAATCACCGGCCTGTCAGACTCCGATCTGGTGCAACATGAGAGCGGTGATGTGATCGAAGTCGGTCAGCAGCGCATTGAGTTGATTCATACGCCAGGCCATACGCCCGGCAGCCAGTGCTTTCTGGTTAACGGTCAACATTTGGTCTCTGGCGACACGCTGTTTATCAACGGCTGTGGCCGCGTTGATTTGCCGGGGGCTGATCCCGAAAAAATGTATGAGAGCTTGACCCAGAAACTGGCCAAGCTGCCCGACGAAACGATTTTGTATCCCGGTCACGATTATGCCGACCGTCCAACCAGCACCATCGGCGAGCAGAAGCGCACCAATCACTATTTGCGCATCAGCAGCCTGGATCAATGGCTCAGACTGATGGGTTGA